ACCAGACTATCAGTAGTTTACTACTGGGTTTACATTAAGTGTTAAAGTTCTCACCTAAGGATGCGTAGCCAGTTCGTAGCTCTGAAACCAAGCAATTAAACAAGCGTAACGGTTTAAAGCTAGTGTTGTTTGGAAAGTACCGAATGTAAACACAGTCAAGGCTCACATTACTCCTGCAAAGGAAGGCTCGCAAGAGCAAACCCATTATGCGTACAGAGAGAGCGATACCAGTTCGTAACTGCCCGAACGAAAGTAGAAAGCAAAACTACCCGATATCAATCTCTCCAAGGCGGTAATGGTTCACAAAAAAAACAAAATGCAAAGCCGTCCTTCTAGGACGGGGTTTCTACCCAAATTTTCGATGAAAGCACGTATCGAATCTTTAAATCGATATTACTATCCTGATGTCATGGTAACCTGCGACCAACGAGACAGGGAAACTCCTGCGTATAAAAGATTTCCCTGTTTAATTGTCGAAGTTTTATCTGATTCCACCGAAGCCTTCGATCGCGGGGACAAATTCGCCGACTATCAAACCCTAGAAAGTCTCAAAGAGTACGTTCTCATCAACACCAAACGTCAGCGAGTTGAGTGTTTTCGCCGGAATGATGAAGGTCTGTGGGTTTTGCAATCTTACACAGCAGATAATAAGTCGTTTCAACTACCCAGTATTGACTTTGAAGCCACAATCGCCGACCTTTATGAAGATGTAGATCTTTAGAGTCGCTACGTATTCAACATAGATATTGTGCGATTTTTTACTATGATCTTCATCTTTTATACTTTTTCCAAAATTGGCAGAACTAGTAGAATTGCTAACATTACAATTTAAAAAATTTGATAGCGTGTAATTCCATGAATTCTTCCACAAATCAGGTTTATTCCGTTATTTGGCACAATAACTCAGTTTCGCTGATTGACCAAACCCGTTTACCAAGTGAATACACATTTGTAGAAATCAGCCGTTGCGAAGATATGGCGCAGGCGATTAAAACCATGATTGTGCGAGGCGCACCAGCAATTGGTGTGGCTGCAGCATATGGAATGTATCTTGGAGCGAGAGAAATCGAGACGGGCGATCGCGACGAGTTTTTGAATCATTTGGAAAAAGTAGCAGAACTTTTGCGATCGACACGTCCAACAGCGGTGAATTTGTTTTGGGCAATTTCGCGGATGATGAGAACTGCTTATGAAACTCTTGGAACGATTGAAGAAATCAAACAAACTCTTTTGCAAACTGCCCAAGCTATAAATATAGAAGATTTGCAAACCTGTCATGCAATTGGTGACAATGGCTTGGCTGTATTACCCAAGACACCAGCACAACTGACAATACTCACTCACTGTAATGCAGGCGCATTAGCAACAGCAGGTTATGGAACCGCTTTGGGTGTGGTACGTTCTGCTTTTAGAGAAGGGCGTTTAGCGCGTTTGTTTGCTGATGAAACTCGTCCTCGCTTACAAGGAGCAAGATTAACTGCTTGGGAGTGCGTGCAAGAAGGTATTCCAGTCACAGTCATTACTGATAGTATGGCAGCTCACTGCATGAAGCAGGGTTTAATTGATGTTGTGATTGTTGGTGCTGACAGAATTGCTGCTAACGGCGACA
This genomic interval from Scytonema hofmannii PCC 7110 contains the following:
- the mtnA gene encoding S-methyl-5-thioribose-1-phosphate isomerase, which gives rise to MNSSTNQVYSVIWHNNSVSLIDQTRLPSEYTFVEISRCEDMAQAIKTMIVRGAPAIGVAAAYGMYLGAREIETGDRDEFLNHLEKVAELLRSTRPTAVNLFWAISRMMRTAYETLGTIEEIKQTLLQTAQAINIEDLQTCHAIGDNGLAVLPKTPAQLTILTHCNAGALATAGYGTALGVVRSAFREGRLARLFADETRPRLQGARLTAWECVQEGIPVTVITDSMAAHCMKQGLIDVVIVGADRIAANGDTANKIGTYSLALVAKAHNIPFFVAAPLSTVDFSLSDGSRIPIEERNSEEIYKIGNTILTASGVEFYNPAFDVTPSKLITSIVTEHGVFSPEELIKYQEKKVA